The Methylobacterium currus genome contains a region encoding:
- the ykgO gene encoding type B 50S ribosomal protein L36: protein MKIRNSLKSLRGRHRDNQLVRRKGRVYVINKTQKRYKARQG, encoded by the coding sequence ATGAAGATCCGCAACTCGCTGAAGTCGCTTCGCGGCCGGCACCGTGACAACCAGCTCGTGCGCCGCAAGGGCCGGGTCTACGTCATCAACAAGACCCAGAAGCGCTACAAGGCCCGCCAGGGCTAA
- a CDS encoding alpha/beta fold hydrolase, whose product MSRVLTLIAGLLAGFVLALAAAGLVATWIITMVVEARYPPAGRRVAVEGGHLAVLEAGPGEGAPSRGTVVLLHGASANAMDPMQAIGRRLAGDGFRVLSFDRPGFGYSDRIAPDAASPAVQARLISEALAALKVGPALIVGHSWSGALATALALDHPERVAGLALLAPVSHPWPGGSVGGYAAWYRSLPGRMLLTLATYTVAAPLGFVYLDRFADVVFRPQGLPEGYLDGARVPLVLRPSTFAANLRDLDGLYAFLERQSPRYPTITAPTVIVAGDIDPVVKTDVHAAALAREVPGAKLVVLPGVGHMLQYVAADTVVAEIEALAARERAGVE is encoded by the coding sequence ATCTCCCGCGTGCTGACCCTGATCGCCGGCCTCCTGGCCGGATTCGTGCTGGCGCTCGCCGCCGCAGGCCTCGTCGCGACATGGATCATCACGATGGTGGTCGAGGCGCGCTATCCCCCGGCGGGCCGGCGTGTGGCGGTGGAGGGCGGGCACCTCGCGGTGCTGGAGGCCGGACCCGGCGAGGGGGCGCCCAGCCGCGGCACCGTCGTGCTGCTTCACGGGGCCTCGGCCAACGCCATGGACCCGATGCAGGCGATCGGCCGGCGGCTCGCCGGCGACGGCTTCCGGGTGCTCTCCTTCGACCGGCCCGGCTTCGGCTACAGCGACCGCATCGCCCCGGACGCCGCCTCGCCGGCGGTGCAGGCGCGGCTGATCAGCGAGGCGCTAGCTGCCCTCAAGGTCGGCCCGGCGCTGATCGTCGGCCATTCCTGGTCCGGCGCGCTCGCCACGGCACTCGCCCTCGACCACCCCGAGCGCGTCGCCGGCCTGGCGCTCCTCGCCCCCGTCAGCCATCCCTGGCCGGGCGGATCGGTCGGGGGCTACGCCGCCTGGTACCGCTCGCTGCCCGGGCGGATGCTGCTCACGCTCGCCACCTACACGGTCGCGGCGCCGCTGGGCTTCGTCTATCTCGACCGCTTCGCCGACGTGGTCTTCCGCCCGCAAGGCCTGCCCGAGGGTTATCTCGACGGCGCCCGGGTGCCGCTGGTCTTGCGCCCCTCGACCTTCGCGGCGAACCTGCGCGATCTCGACGGGCTCTACGCCTTCCTCGAGCGCCAGAGCCCGCGCTACCCCACGATCACCGCGCCGACCGTGATCGTCGCCGGCGACATCGACCCGGTGGTGAAGACCGACGTGCACGCCGCGGCGCTCGCCCGCGAGGTGCCGGGGGCGAAGCTCGTGGTGCTGCCGGGCGTCGGCCACATGCTCCAATACGTCGCCGCCGACACGGTGGTGGCGGAGATCGAGGCGCTGGCGGCGCGGGAGCGGGCGGGGGTGGAGTAG
- a CDS encoding TetR/AcrR family transcriptional regulator yields MCDSPCPAPARPSARDRILHTAQALFYQHGIRGTGIDRIIAEAGVTKVTFYRHFPSKDDLIRASLEQRHTTWTAWFRDALHSSRAAQTEEERRTAPLAPVLDAARAWFASADFRGCAFANTIAEAGPALSGITGIAARHKQEVCEAIAALLPAADAAPAIAWAATVALDGAAVNAQLSPPSADAALAGLGDLLRALER; encoded by the coding sequence ATGTGTGACTCGCCCTGCCCGGCCCCCGCACGCCCCTCCGCGCGTGACCGCATCCTGCACACCGCGCAGGCGCTGTTCTATCAGCACGGCATCCGCGGGACGGGCATCGACCGCATCATCGCCGAGGCGGGCGTGACGAAGGTGACCTTCTACCGGCACTTCCCGTCGAAGGACGATCTGATCCGCGCCTCTCTCGAGCAACGACACACGACCTGGACGGCGTGGTTCCGGGACGCCTTGCACAGCTCACGCGCCGCTCAGACCGAGGAGGAGCGCCGGACGGCCCCCTTGGCGCCCGTCCTCGACGCGGCGCGGGCCTGGTTCGCCAGCGCCGACTTTCGAGGCTGTGCCTTCGCCAACACGATCGCGGAGGCGGGGCCGGCCCTGTCCGGGATCACCGGCATCGCGGCGCGGCACAAGCAGGAGGTCTGTGAGGCGATTGCGGCGCTTCTGCCGGCGGCCGACGCCGCGCCCGCCATCGCGTGGGCCGCCACCGTCGCCCTCGATGGAGCGGCCGTCAACGCTCAGCTGAGCCCGCCCTCCGCCGATGCCGCTCTGGCCGGATTGGGCGACCTCCTGAGGGCGCTTGAACGATAG
- a CDS encoding DMT family transporter: MTTAPPAVFRAERSAAPSTIGLFAFVVVAWSLNWVIMKLAVREVTPLWAVAIRTGMAAVVLFPALAASRQLVRPPRVDIPVLLVIALCHMVGFAALMTAGLTLVPASRAIVLGYTTPLWVAPGARLLLGERVAARQAIGIGIGVAGLLLLFRPGSPDWNDRTALLGSGLAILAALCWSVSIVYTRAHRWTATPLQLMPWQCLLATLVLVVPAFLIEGSPPSRITAPALVALAYNGVVGTALGFWAMTVVNRRVPATTASLGVLATPVLGIGLSAVILGEGLDPLLILSALAILTGIGLGMKRHA; encoded by the coding sequence GTGACGACCGCACCACCCGCCGTATTTCGTGCCGAGCGTTCCGCCGCTCCGTCGACCATCGGCCTGTTCGCGTTCGTGGTGGTGGCCTGGAGCCTGAACTGGGTCATCATGAAGCTGGCGGTGCGGGAGGTGACGCCGCTCTGGGCGGTCGCCATCCGCACCGGCATGGCTGCCGTGGTTCTCTTCCCGGCGCTGGCCGCGAGCCGCCAGCTCGTACGACCACCCCGCGTCGACATTCCGGTTCTCCTCGTGATCGCCCTCTGTCACATGGTCGGTTTCGCGGCGCTCATGACGGCGGGCCTGACCCTCGTCCCGGCCAGCCGCGCCATCGTGCTGGGCTACACCACCCCGCTCTGGGTCGCCCCCGGCGCTCGTCTCCTGCTCGGCGAGCGCGTCGCCGCGCGACAAGCGATCGGCATCGGGATCGGCGTGGCGGGCTTGCTGCTGCTGTTCAGGCCGGGCAGCCCGGACTGGAACGACCGGACGGCTCTCCTCGGCAGCGGATTGGCGATCCTGGCCGCCCTCTGCTGGTCGGTCAGCATCGTCTACACCCGCGCCCATCGCTGGACGGCCACGCCGCTCCAGCTCATGCCGTGGCAATGCCTTCTCGCCACCCTCGTCCTCGTGGTTCCGGCCTTCCTCATCGAAGGAAGCCCACCGTCACGGATCACCGCGCCCGCCCTGGTCGCCCTGGCCTATAACGGCGTGGTCGGCACGGCGCTCGGCTTCTGGGCGATGACGGTGGTGAACCGTCGCGTACCGGCCACCACCGCGTCACTCGGCGTCCTCGCCACACCCGTCCTGGGAATCGGTCTCTCGGCCGTCATCCTCGGCGAAGGCCTGGACCCGCTCCTGATCCTCTCGGCACTCGCCATCCTGACCGGAATCGGTCTCGGCATGAAACGGCACGCATGA
- a CDS encoding phytoene desaturase family protein, which translates to MAGTSVAVVGGGLGGLAAACVAASRGHDVTLYDKNAWIGGKAAVLHEGGFRFDMGPTILTVPRVLERIFAESGRSVHDYMDLRRLDPQWRCFFDDGSRIDLMENVATMAAEMDRFAPGQGAGEGYRRFLALSEHLHGVSEKFFFWKPVQDLFDTIDIRANLNPGTLRDVLSLRMHASVAGTIRGKVRDARLAQMLDHFVQYVGSSPYGAPAVLCAIAHMQTADGVWYPMGGTRAVAEGLMKLAGDLGATLKADSEVEGVAIENGAVKGVRVGGAVVPYDRVISNMDAVRTYRELVGGEVGRTYEKRNFEPACSGVVLYLGLNKRYDHLAHHDFVFSRDPEEEFDAIYRKGEPAPDPTAYLAAPSSTDPSVAPEGGEALYVLVHTPYLRPHHDWSQMLPAYRQKILDKLKRTAGMPDIEERIVVERHLTPADIHSRYKVLNGAIYGLASHGRIMGAFKPGNRSREVRGLYLAGGAAHPGPGMPMVMMSGWIAADALDRDASGTAEDLKAAS; encoded by the coding sequence ATGGCGGGGACCTCGGTCGCAGTGGTCGGCGGCGGGTTGGGCGGTCTGGCGGCGGCCTGCGTGGCCGCGTCCCGGGGGCACGACGTCACCCTCTACGACAAGAATGCCTGGATCGGCGGCAAGGCCGCGGTGCTGCACGAGGGCGGCTTCCGGTTCGACATGGGGCCGACCATCCTGACGGTCCCCCGCGTCCTGGAGCGCATCTTCGCCGAATCCGGCCGCTCGGTGCACGACTACATGGACCTGCGCCGCCTCGACCCGCAATGGCGCTGCTTCTTCGACGACGGCAGCCGCATCGACCTGATGGAGAACGTCGCCACGATGGCGGCCGAGATGGACCGCTTCGCCCCCGGCCAGGGTGCCGGCGAGGGCTACCGGCGCTTCCTCGCCCTCTCCGAGCACCTGCACGGCGTCTCGGAAAAGTTCTTCTTCTGGAAGCCGGTGCAGGACCTGTTCGACACGATCGACATCCGCGCCAACCTCAATCCCGGCACCCTGCGCGACGTGCTCTCCCTGCGCATGCACGCCTCGGTCGCCGGCACCATCCGGGGCAAGGTGCGCGATGCGCGCCTCGCCCAGATGCTCGACCACTTCGTGCAATATGTCGGCTCCTCGCCCTACGGCGCGCCGGCGGTGCTCTGCGCCATCGCCCACATGCAGACCGCCGACGGGGTCTGGTACCCGATGGGCGGCACGCGGGCGGTGGCCGAGGGGCTGATGAAGCTCGCCGGCGACCTCGGCGCCACCCTCAAGGCCGACAGCGAGGTCGAGGGCGTCGCGATCGAGAACGGCGCGGTGAAGGGCGTGCGGGTCGGGGGGGCGGTCGTGCCCTACGATCGTGTCATCTCCAACATGGACGCGGTCCGCACCTACCGGGAGCTCGTCGGCGGCGAGGTCGGCCGGACCTACGAGAAGCGCAACTTCGAGCCGGCCTGCTCGGGGGTGGTGCTGTATCTCGGCCTCAACAAGCGCTACGACCATCTCGCCCACCACGACTTCGTGTTCTCGCGCGACCCCGAGGAGGAGTTCGACGCGATCTACCGCAAGGGCGAGCCGGCGCCGGACCCGACCGCCTACCTGGCCGCGCCGAGCAGCACCGACCCGTCGGTGGCGCCGGAGGGCGGCGAGGCGCTCTACGTGCTGGTCCACACGCCGTATCTGCGCCCGCACCACGACTGGTCGCAGATGCTGCCGGCCTACCGCCAAAAAATCCTCGACAAGCTGAAGCGCACCGCCGGGATGCCCGACATCGAGGAGCGCATCGTGGTCGAGCGCCACCTGACCCCGGCCGACATCCATTCGCGTTACAAGGTGCTGAACGGCGCGATCTATGGGCTGGCGTCGCACGGCCGGATCATGGGGGCGTTCAAGCCCGGCAACCGCTCGCGGGAGGTGCGCGGCCTCTACCTCGCCGGCGGCGCCGCGCATCCGGGGCCCGGCATGCCGATGGTGATGATGTCGGGCTGGATCGCCGCCGACGCCCTCGACCGGGACGCCAGCGGCACCGCCGAGGACCTGAAGGCGGCCTCGTGA